A part of bacterium genomic DNA contains:
- a CDS encoding DPP IV N-terminal domain-containing protein, whose product MKTNIFKPAAALAICLLITLPASAQKKHITYGQAYKWAEPKIMESLPNLRWYGKDKFLKKSFEKSSTQYILVDAVTGKENIFFDTKTCAEELNLPEYLSLNRAHWNKDFSAAIILHKGNIFYINRKNRTLRQLTAFKAPVKNPTFSPDFKYIAFTRSHNLYVVNMETGLEKQLTNDGSDTI is encoded by the coding sequence ATGAAAACCAATATTTTTAAACCTGCAGCAGCCCTGGCCATTTGCCTATTGATTACCCTGCCCGCTTCAGCTCAGAAAAAACATATTACATACGGCCAGGCATACAAATGGGCTGAACCCAAAATCATGGAAAGCTTACCTAACCTGAGATGGTACGGTAAAGACAAATTTTTAAAAAAATCATTTGAAAAAAGCTCCACCCAATACATTCTTGTTGATGCAGTTACAGGAAAAGAGAATATCTTTTTTGACACAAAAACCTGCGCAGAAGAATTGAACCTGCCTGAATATTTATCATTAAACAGAGCACATTGGAATAAAGACTTTTCCGCAGCAATTATTCTGCACAAGGGGAATATCTTTTACATTAACAGGAAAAATAGAACCTTACGCCAGCTTACAGCATTCAAAGCACCTGTTAAAAACCCCACATTTTCACCTGACTTCAAATACATCGCATTTACAAGAAGCCATAATCTCTATGTTGTGAATATGGAAACAGGATTGGAAAAACAGCTTACAAATGACGGATCCGATACGATTT